From Salipiger profundus, a single genomic window includes:
- a CDS encoding DUF952 domain-containing protein, whose amino-acid sequence MLIYKILRSGEWTALKRDGETAGAPIDEADGYVHFSTLEQVRETAAKHFAGEEGLYLLALEADELGEALKWEPSRGGALFPHLYGPLRLSDVRWSRPLQMGLGGHVFPDDMT is encoded by the coding sequence ATGCTGATCTACAAGATCCTGAGGTCCGGGGAATGGACCGCCCTGAAGCGCGACGGCGAGACCGCCGGCGCGCCGATCGACGAGGCCGACGGCTACGTGCACTTCTCGACTCTCGAGCAGGTGCGCGAGACCGCCGCCAAGCATTTCGCCGGCGAGGAAGGGCTCTACCTTCTGGCGCTCGAAGCCGACGAGCTTGGCGAGGCGCTGAAATGGGAGCCCTCGCGCGGGGGTGCACTGTTCCCGCATCTCTACGGGCCGCTGCGCCTGTCGGACGTGCGCTGGTCGCGGCCGCTGCAGATGGGGCTCGGCGGACACGTCTTCCCGGATGACATGACATGA